One Myotis daubentonii chromosome 3, mMyoDau2.1, whole genome shotgun sequence genomic window carries:
- the LOC132231766 gene encoding tumor necrosis factor receptor superfamily member 14-like isoform X7 — protein MEPLPGWGPPPCSPAPAADALRLALSLLLLTAPPCPLGMPSCKEEEFPTGAMCCPKCRPGYRVQEACGEFTGTMCVACTPGTYTAHLNSLPECLPCRVCDPGLGQVTRRNCTTRTNTVCGCGRGHFCERQDGDACVQCRPHSVCRPGQRLREIGTEWQDTLCEDCQPGTFSAGGTQAACSPWTRCSDPLAREATPGTSSSDMTRSPWGPVTIIILIVSAILVIAVISVPLVLMYIRNRKSRGDRGAGREEQASGPAGPPGPARRHHGARGGDSIPVPSEGPPPDTGQRDAGA, from the exons ATGGAGCCTCTGCCCGGCTGGGGGCCGCCCCCCTGCAGCCCGGCGCCCGCAGCTGACGCCCTGAGGCTG GCCCTGAGCCTCCTCCTTCTGACAGCCCCGCCCTGCCCACTGGGGATGCCCTCCTGCAAAGAGGAGGAGTTCCCGACGGGGGCCATGTGCTGCCCCAAGTGCAGGCCAG GCTACCGGGTACAGGAGGCCTGCGGGGAGTTCACGGGCACAATGTGTGTGGCCTGCACGCCGGGCACCTACACTGCCCACCTCAACAGCCTGCCCGAGTGTCTGCCATGCCGCGTCTGTGACCCAG gcctgggccaggtgacCAGACGGAACTGCACCACCCGGACCAACACCGTGTGCGGCTGCGGGCGCGGCCACTTCTGTGAGCGACAGGACGGGGACGCCTGCGTCCAGTGCAGACCCCACAGTGTCTGCCGCCCGGGCCAGAGACTGCGGGAGATAG GCACCGAGTGGCAGGACACGCTGTGTGAAGACTGCCAGCCGGGCACCTTCTCTGCGGGGGGCACCCAGGCAGCCTGCTCGCCCTGGACCAG gtgcAGTGACCCATTAGCCAGGGAAGCGACGCCTGGGACCAGCAGCTCAGACATGACACGCTCCCCCTGGGGCCCCGTCACCATCATCATCCTCATCGTCAGCGCCATCCTCGTCATCGCTGTCATTTCTGTGCCACTTGTGCTAATGTACATCAGGAACAGAAAGTCACGTG GGGACAGGGGAGCGGGCAGAGAGGAACAGGCGTCGGGACCTGCAGGCCCCCCGGGTCCAGCCAGACGTCACCACGGAGCCCGTGGAGGAGACAGCATCCCTGTTCCCTCAGAGGGACCGCCACCTGACACAGGGCAGCGGGATGCAGGCGCCTGA